The proteins below are encoded in one region of Sedimentibacter sp. zth1:
- a CDS encoding serine/threonine protein kinase, whose translation MDKIIKKIDNIKIELKKDYDFEWLREYGEVFCAFDQQDSGNICFGIKDGNKKLFIKYAGAPTVDYDGKYEDAIDRMKKSVSIYEDIQHPNLVKLIEHYEKTKGYVSIYEWAEGESLHAHWDFYKYPKYIHPSSPNYKFNLLDLKYKLDSLEKIYDFHKLIAKRKYVAVDFYDGSLMYDFKTNNITICDIDFYKKTPLINTMGRMWGSSRFMSPEEFQKGAIIDEITNVYTMGAVAFELLGSNSNRNIEHWSASQKLFNVAKKAVNNDRNQRYKSISEFYDEWIKAQ comes from the coding sequence TTGGACAAGATAATTAAAAAAATTGATAACATTAAAATTGAACTAAAGAAAGATTATGACTTTGAGTGGTTAAGAGAATATGGAGAAGTTTTCTGTGCTTTTGACCAACAAGACTCAGGAAATATTTGTTTTGGAATTAAGGATGGTAATAAAAAATTATTTATTAAATATGCTGGAGCACCTACTGTAGATTATGATGGTAAGTACGAAGATGCAATTGATAGGATGAAAAAATCAGTATCTATATATGAAGATATTCAACATCCTAATTTAGTTAAGTTAATTGAGCACTATGAGAAAACTAAAGGTTATGTATCAATATATGAATGGGCAGAAGGGGAAAGTCTACATGCTCATTGGGATTTTTACAAATATCCCAAATACATACATCCCAGTTCTCCAAATTATAAATTTAACTTATTGGATTTAAAGTATAAACTTGATAGTTTAGAAAAAATATATGATTTTCATAAATTGATAGCTAAAAGAAAATATGTTGCAGTAGATTTTTATGATGGCAGTTTAATGTATGATTTTAAAACTAACAATATAACAATCTGTGATATCGATTTTTACAAAAAAACTCCTTTAATTAATACAATGGGGCGAATGTGGGGTTCATCAAGATTTATGTCACCAGAAGAATTTCAAAAGGGTGCAATTATTGATGAAATAACAAATGTATACACTATGGGAGCAGTTGCATTTGAATTATTAGGAAGTAATAGTAACCGCAATATAGAGCACTGGAGTGCTTCACAAAAATTGTTCAATGTAGCAAAGAAAGCAGTAAACAATGATAGAAATCAAAGATATAAGTCAATAAGTGAATTTTATGATGAATGGATTAAGGCACAATAA
- a CDS encoding GNAT family N-acetyltransferase has product MKIEFIRATVDDVDKLIDVQNQSFYADYVKYGECPGYNHSKESMTNIVLNRITYKIICDNQIVGNIIVRDNHDSTYFLGGICVLPDYENKGIGQEAIKFIESQFPNATVWTLETPADKKRNHYFYKKVGYTIVKEYMDASVKIVLFKKKMNPTK; this is encoded by the coding sequence ATGAAAATTGAATTTATAAGAGCAACAGTCGATGATGTTGATAAATTGATTGATGTACAAAATCAAAGTTTCTATGCTGATTATGTCAAATATGGGGAATGTCCTGGATATAATCATTCTAAAGAAAGCATGACCAATATCGTTTTGAACAGGATAACATACAAAATAATTTGTGATAATCAAATAGTAGGTAATATTATTGTTAGAGATAATCATGATAGTACTTATTTTCTTGGGGGGATTTGTGTGCTACCGGATTATGAGAATAAAGGAATTGGACAAGAAGCTATTAAGTTTATTGAAAGTCAATTTCCTAACGCAACAGTTTGGACTTTAGAAACCCCTGCGGATAAGAAGAGAAATCATTATTTTTATAAAAAAGTTGGATATACCATCGTAAAGGAATATATGGATGCTTCTGTTAAAATAGTGTTGTTTAAAAAGAAAATGAACCCAACAAAATAA
- a CDS encoding ABC transporter ATP-binding protein — protein sequence MIQISRFINFSKNLLTKNKKELFISICFIFILICIQMFLPLFMRWIITEVETRQSYLFLIYCILIYALFLLIYNFVDMGRYMSLDILGGKILQNLREDVCNAITKSSYEKLMLIGKEKLKNILYMDTLNMYSGIACHSINIVANILLIVVFLIVSSCLNLKLTIVLLAASIIGFFISMFSRKPISNASMKVNKKMKEDNKTLNEYIDAIELAKTNELNDYFIKKNNNSLWNFINTSLKADKIQIFLKNLISEFHQVVSVTIAAILSMTMGNSTFGDIIYYMFVSNMVLDTSQNLESSIYALIKMIPSFENVDNILNMEKCFGEEKIGPIENIEFSNVSFYYEGNNKNNINQKNYFFEKGDVVRVTGVNGGGKSTFVKLITGLLSPKSGEILLNGVLLNNIKLSCLNNQILYVDQDEIILNDNVKNYIEAISGQEITDLQLDEMEKLVGFDSKIMEIKENGHSLSGGQRKKLLLIKLLLKYQLSSVIILDEIEAGLDEKTKSTVLKIESDIIKNKKDCIIFKITHETKNDNIYSKFIGM from the coding sequence ATGATTCAAATTAGCAGATTTATAAACTTTTCAAAAAATCTTTTGACTAAAAATAAAAAAGAATTATTTATAAGTATATGTTTTATTTTTATCTTAATTTGTATTCAAATGTTTTTACCACTTTTTATGAGGTGGATTATTACAGAAGTTGAAACCAGACAATCCTATTTATTTTTGATATATTGTATACTGATTTATGCGTTGTTTTTACTCATTTATAATTTTGTTGATATGGGGCGTTATATGTCCTTAGATATTTTAGGTGGTAAAATATTGCAAAATTTAAGAGAAGATGTATGTAATGCTATAACAAAATCAAGTTATGAAAAACTAATGCTTATTGGTAAAGAAAAGCTAAAAAATATTCTGTATATGGATACTCTTAATATGTATAGCGGTATTGCCTGTCACAGTATTAATATAGTTGCAAATATTTTATTAATTGTAGTTTTTCTAATTGTATCGTCGTGCTTAAATCTAAAATTAACAATAGTATTACTTGCTGCATCTATAATAGGCTTTTTTATATCAATGTTTTCACGTAAGCCTATATCAAATGCATCAATGAAAGTAAACAAAAAAATGAAAGAAGACAATAAAACTCTTAATGAATATATAGATGCTATAGAATTAGCAAAAACTAATGAATTAAATGATTATTTTATTAAAAAAAATAACAATAGTTTATGGAATTTTATTAATACTTCACTAAAAGCAGATAAAATTCAAATATTCCTTAAAAACCTTATTTCAGAATTTCATCAGGTTGTTTCTGTTACAATAGCGGCTATATTATCTATGACAATGGGAAATTCAACATTTGGAGATATAATTTATTATATGTTCGTATCAAATATGGTTTTAGATACAAGTCAGAATTTAGAATCATCAATATATGCTTTAATTAAAATGATTCCATCTTTTGAAAATGTCGACAATATACTTAATATGGAAAAATGTTTTGGTGAGGAAAAAATAGGACCTATAGAAAATATAGAATTTAGTAATGTTAGTTTTTATTATGAAGGTAATAATAAAAATAATATAAACCAAAAAAATTATTTTTTTGAAAAAGGAGACGTAGTTAGAGTTACAGGTGTTAATGGCGGTGGTAAATCAACATTTGTAAAGTTAATTACGGGTTTATTATCACCTAAAAGTGGAGAAATTCTTCTGAATGGAGTATTGTTAAATAATATAAAATTAAGTTGCTTAAATAATCAAATACTCTATGTTGACCAAGATGAAATTATATTAAATGATAACGTTAAAAATTATATTGAAGCTATCTCAGGACAAGAAATAACAGATTTACAATTAGACGAGATGGAGAAATTAGTTGGATTTGACAGTAAAATAATGGAGATAAAAGAAAACGGTCATTCACTTTCAGGTGGACAGCGTAAGAAGTTGTTACTGATTAAATTGTTATTAAAATATCAGTTATCATCAGTAATAATTTTAGATGAAATTGAAGCTGGTTTAGATGAAAAAACTAAATCAACTGTTTTAAAAATTGAAAGCGATATTATTAAAAATAAAAAAGACTGTATAATTTTCAAAATTACGCATGAGACAAAAAATGACAATATATATTCTAAATTTATAGGAATGTAA
- a CDS encoding GNAT family N-acetyltransferase gives MKTPNYSKYYWQNDLVRLRAGKSEDWEECYFDRFDSEAQFFLECEMELPTTEAHDQEMFSTHQNDSKNIGFVIETLSGEVIGGIGLDNINDRNGRFSISMRINYDFRGKGYGTAAMKLLLDYAFNERRLHKFNAALVEGNVASETMLKKLGCVKEGLRREVFYHQGKYWNELYYGLTDSEFNINS, from the coding sequence ATGAAAACACCAAATTACTCAAAGTATTATTGGCAGAACGATCTTGTTCGTTTAAGAGCTGGAAAGTCAGAGGATTGGGAAGAGTGCTATTTTGATCGCTTTGATAGTGAAGCACAATTTTTCCTTGAATGTGAGATGGAGTTGCCAACAACAGAAGCACATGACCAAGAAATGTTCAGTACACATCAAAATGATTCCAAAAATATTGGTTTTGTAATCGAAACTCTTTCAGGTGAGGTTATTGGTGGAATCGGTTTAGATAACATTAATGATCGAAATGGAAGGTTTAGTATTAGTATGAGAATAAATTATGATTTCCGTGGTAAAGGATATGGAACAGCAGCAATGAAGTTATTGCTAGACTATGCATTTAATGAACGTAGATTACATAAGTTTAATGCTGCTTTGGTTGAGGGAAATGTAGCTTCAGAGACAATGTTAAAGAAATTAGGATGTGTTAAGGAAGGTTTGAGGAGAGAAGTCTTTTATCATCAAGGAAAATACTGGAACGAACTTTATTATGGATTAACTGATAGTGAGTTTAATATCAATAGCTAA